AGTGCTTCGATGACCAGGAGGAGAATGAACAGTGCCAGGATGGTGAGGGCGGTCTGGACGAGCCCGTGGAGCAGGCGCACGCGCGTCTCTTCCGCGCGCACCTTCTGCAGGCGCCCGCTGATCTCACCGATGCCGGTATGGCTCGCTTCACTCATGTTCGTCACCTCGAAAGGGCCCACACCAGGATGTTCGTGCCGAAGCGCAGGGCCTCTTCCCGCTTTTCGGCCGGGTCGCCGTGGACCTCAGGATCGACCCAGCCATCGCTCGGATTGCTCTCGAAGGTATAGTACACGACGAGGCGTCCTTTATGAAAGAGGCCGTAACCGCGTGGCGGTTTGTCGTCGTGTGCATGCGTCTTGGGAGGGCCCGAGGGGAAGGGGAACGGCGCGTGGTACAGGCCATAGGAGAATGGCAGTTCGGTGAGTTCCTGATCCGGGAAGACCTTCTTCATCTCCCGGCGGAATGCCCGGTCCATGCCGTAGTCATCATCGGCATAGAGGAAGCCGCCATTCTGCAGATACGTGCGGAGGTTGCGGACATCCCTGTCCGACAACACGATGTTGCCATGCCCGGTGAGGAAGACCACCGGGAAGGAGAAAAGCTGTTCGCTGCCGGCCTCGACGGCCGAGTAGGCGGGATCGACATCCAACCCTGCTGCAGTGCGGGCATACCGCAGCAGATTCACTTCCGCCGAAGGATCATTGTACCAGTCGCCCCCCCCGGCGTACTTCACCCGCCCGATCCGGAGAGCGCTTGACGGCGCCTCCGGCTGGGCCCAGACACCCGCACAAAGGACGGCACTGAGGCCGAGTATGAGCATCGTCCGCATACCGTCAAAGTAGAAAACTCGGGAGGAAGAAACAACCTCCTGATGCACCCCGCGCCGGCGGGGTGATGGACTGCCGGTCAGTCCATCACCTTCCGGAGGAATGCGGGCTTCTCATGGTCCGATTTGTCGATGCGTTCCTTCACAGGAGCCTGGGCCGACCGCTGCTGGGGCGTATCGAGGGCCACGCCATGACGGACGTATGCGGGCTCGTCGAGCGACACGAGGTCGCGATAGCCGGTCGGGATCTTCTCGATGTTCAGGCGCGGTTCCTGCTTGGGCTGACGGATCGAGCCGACGGTCGGCGTGGCGCGGCGGTTGAATCCGGTCGCGATCACGGTGACCATGATCTCGTCGGTCATCTGGTCGTCGATCACGGCGCCAAGGATGACGTTGGCCTCTTCGCCCGATGCTTCCTGGATGATCTTTGTGGCTTCCTCAACCTCGAAAAGGGACAGGGACGAGCCGCCGGTGATGTTCACGAGCACACCCTGTGCGCCGGCGATGGAGATATCTTCCAGCAGCGGGCTCGAGATGGCCATGTGCGCGGCCTCGACGGCACGGTGTTCGCCGCTGGCGACGCCCGTACCCATCACCGCATCACCCATCTCACGCATCACCGTGCGCACATCGGCGAAGTCCACGTTGATCAGTCCGGGCACCGTGATGAGCTCCGAGATGCCACGCGTGGCGCCATACAGCACCTGGTTGGCGATATCGAAGGCCTCGGTGAGCGGCGTGTTGCGCTCCACGATGTCCAGCAGCTTCTGATTCGGGATGATGATCAGAGTATCGACCTGCTTGCGCAGTTCATCGAGGCCCTGGTCGGCATGCGACGCACGCTTCTTGCCTTCGCAGTGGAACGGGCGCGTGACGATCCCGACCACGAGGGCACCGAGGCTGCGGGCGATGTTGGCCACGAGCGGTGCACCGCCCGTACCCGTACCGCCGCCCATGCCTGCCGTCACGAACACCATGTCGCTCCCGGTCAGCGCGCGCGCGATCTCTTCGCGGTCCTCTTCCACGGCACGATACCCGATCGTGGGATCGGCACCGGCGCCGAGACCGCGGGTCAGGTTCTTGCCGATCTGGATCTTGTTCGACGCCGAGTTGCGCTGGAGCGCCTGCACGTCGGTGTTGACCGCAAAGAAGTCCACGCCGTGCAGACCCTTCTTGATCATGCTGTTGACGGCATTGCCTCCACCCCCACCCACGCCAACGACACGGATTTTAGCACCACGATCGGGACCATTGTCCAGTTCGATCACAGGAGTACCTCCTTAGTGATTATGGGTTCTCGACTATTCTGTACTGACACGTTCTCAGACTTCTCTCGAATTCTTCCTACAATGCTTCGAACCAGGCGCGGGCCTTGTTCACGATGCCCGTGAACTTGCTTTCCTTGCGCGACGATGCGCTGCCAGCGTTGCTGCCATCCATTGCCGGCGACGCTTGATGCTTCAGGCCATGATAGATCAGGCCGACCGCCGTGGCGTATGCCGGGTTCTCGATCTCGCGGACGAGTCCGCCCGAGAAACCGGCCGGGATACCGATCTTCACCGGCATGCCGAGCACTTCCTTCGCCAGTTCTGCCGTCCCCTTGATGAGCGCTCCGCCACCGGTGAGCACCACGCCGCCGGCAAGATGCTTCGCGTAGCCCGAGCGCTTGATCTCCAGCGCCGCGATCTCGAGGATCTCTTCCATGCGCGGTTGGATGATCTGTGCAAGGATGTGCCTGTCGATCTCGACCGGCGGCCGTCCGCCCACACCGGGGAGGACGAGGGGATCGTTATCCACAACGGCATTCACATATGCACATCCGTGGTCCTTCTTGAGGCGTTCGGCCTGTTCGTTCAGGATGCCGAGGCCCTTCCGGATGTCGTCCGTCACCTTCCGTCCGGCGATACCGATGACCGCCGTATGACGGATGGTGCGCTCTTCGAACACCGCGAGGTCCGTGGTACCGCCGCCGATGTCCAGCAGCGCAATGCCGACCTCCTTCTCCTCATCGTCCAGCACCGCATAGCTGGACGCGAGCGGCTCGAGCACCATGTCGCTGATCTCGAGCCCCGCGCGCTGCACGCATTTGTAGATGTTCTGCGCGGCGCTCACGAGCCCGGTGATGATGTGCACGTTGGCTTCCATGCGCACGCCCGACATCCCGAGCGGATCGTAGATGCCGTCCTGCCCGTCGATGATGAACTCCTGCGGGATCACATGGATGATCTTCCGGTCGGCCGGCAGCGCCACACGCTTCGTGTCTTCGATCAGCCGGTCAATGTCCGCACGTGTCACCTCATGGTCCGGACCGCTGATGCCGACCACGCCACGGCTCTGGAAGCTCTGGATGTGGTCGCCTGCGATGCCGACGATGACCGAACGGATCGCGACGCCGGAGGAGGCCTGCGCTTCCTGGATGGCATGCGATACGGCGGCGGTCGTACGGTCGATGTGGGTCACCACACCGCGCGTCATCCCATCCGACGGCGCCCGCCCGATGCCAAGGATGTTGATCTTGCCGTTATCATCCGTCCCCGCGACCACCGCACAGATCTTGGTGGTGCCGATATCGAGGCCTACGATGATGTTATCCATACGCGTTCCTTCCCGTGACAGGTGTCAGTGCGATTCTGATGACGATGACGGCTCCCAGCGTGCAACAACCTGGTCGGCGAACCTGAGGTCCACCGCACGCAACGATTGTCCCCCGCGGCTGCTGACCACGCCGGTCCAGAAGCCTTCGAGAAGCGTCAGTTTATCTACAATGCTCCCCCGGCCGAACAACACCGGGATACCATATTCTGCGGTATACAACACCAATTCTCCATTCGGCTGCAGGTGGATCTCGGAGATCCGGCGCGAGACCGAGTTGCCGAGCTTCTGCGACGCGAGCACGATCTGCAGCGCTTCACGCAGCGTCGGATGCACGACCTTTTTTCCGGGGCGGCATTCCTGCACCGCGGTAGCACCGGTGATCACCGGCAGGTCGAACGCATGCTCCGAGCGGATGGCCGGCATCATCACGCCTTCCGAATCCACGTACATCGTCTTTGCCGCAACCAGCACCGCGACCGGCACACGCTCCTGGACGCGGATGAGGATCCGGTCCGGCAGATCGCGGTGCACCGAAACGTCCTTGAAGTACGGATTCTTCATCACGCGCGTGCGGATCACCCCGAGGTCGACATCCATCATCCGCCCGGTCAACGGCACCGCCGCCTGACGGAGGATCGTTTCACGCGGGACGATGAGGTTACCGTCGCATGCGGCGACGCGCGCCGGCAGATCGGACTTCCACACGTACGAACCGATGGACACCGTGGCAGTGAGCAGGATGAGCCCGAGGAACAGGAGAATGCTCCCGATGCCCCGGACCTTTGTGCTCACGCCCTGTGGTGCCTGCGCCATGGATCAGGCCTTCCCTTTCAGCAGGGCAATGAACTGCTCCCCGAAACGCCAGATGTCGCCCGCACCCATGGTGATGATGATGTCGCCCTCCTGCTTGATCTTCATCAGGAGATCCGGAACATTCTTCTTGTCCGGCTCATAGATGACCTGCTTGTGCCCGACATCGCGTGCTGCTTTCGCGATCATGTCGCCGCTCACGCCCTGGATCGGCTCTTCGCGCGCCGGGTACACATCCGTGAGGACCAGAATATCCGCATTGAAGAACGACCGCCCGAATTCTTCGTAGAAATCACGCGTGCGGGAGTAGAGATGCGGCTGGAACACGCAGATCACCCGCCGCCGCCAGCCGGCTTTCACGCCCGCAAGCGTCACCTTGATCTCGGTCGGGATGGTGCGCATAATCATCCACGATCGTGAGTCCCTGCAGCTCGGCCTTCACTTCCCAGCGCCGGAAGACGCCGGTGAATTTTTCGATCCCCGCCTTCACCCGGGCGAACGGCACGTTCAGTTCGAGTCCGACGGCGATCGCCGCGAGCGCGTTCTGTACATTGTGCTTTCCGGGGATCTGCAGCTCGATCTCGCCGAGCTCCGTGTTGCCGCGCAGCACCGTGAACCGGACCTTGTTCTGCTTGTGGATGAGGTCCACGGCCTGCAGATCGGCCTGGCCATTCAGTCCGTACGTGATGATCTTCTTCTTGATCCGCGGCATGATGTCCTGCAATGCCGGCTCATCCAGGCTCATCACCACGAATCCGTAGAACGGCACCTTGTTCGCGAACTGGATGAACGCACCCTTGATATCTTCCAGGTCGCGGTAGCAATCCAGATGGTCCGTCTCGAGCGTCGTCAGCACGGCGATGGTCGGCGTGATCGAGAGGAACGAGCGGTCATATTCATCCGCCTCCACCACGATGAACTCGCCTTTGCCCAAACGCGCATTCGAACCGGCGAGGCCGTGCAGGCGCCCGCCCACGATCACCGTCGGGTCCACGCCGCCTTCCATGAGTACCAGGCTGACCATGGATGTGGTCGTTGTCTTCCCGTGCGTACCGGCAATACCGATACCATACTTGAGGCGCATCACTTCGGCGAGCATCTCGGCACGACGGATGACCGGGATCTTCCGCTGCGCCGCTTCCAGGGTCTCGGGATTCTCATCGGTTCTGACCGCCGACGAGTACACGACGGCGTCGACATCGGGCTCGACGTTCTTCGCTTCGTGGCCGATGTACACATGCGCACCCATGCGCTCGAGGCGCTCGGTATTGTCGCTTGCGGCGCGGTCGGACCCGGTGATCGTGAATCCCTGGTCGATGAGGATCTCGGCGATCCCGCTCATGCCGATGCCGCCGATCCCGACGAAATGCAATTTCTTGATGGAACGAAACATGATCTGTCCTTAACGATCCGTGATGCGCGGCCTGCGCCAGGCCCGCTTGTCGCGTTTGGGCACGCGCGCCGCTATCGCGTGCATCTCATGCAGGAGGTCGCGTTCCCGCTCGTAGCGCCCGACCCGGATGCGGATGAACCGCCGCTTCCCTTTGATCTTGAACACGATCGCCTGGAACCGCCCTCCCGTACGCACGCCGAGCTCCCGCCCGATG
This genomic interval from Ignavibacteriota bacterium contains the following:
- a CDS encoding DUF4159 domain-containing protein — translated: MRTMLILGLSAVLCAGVWAQPEAPSSALRIGRVKYAGGGDWYNDPSAEVNLLRYARTAAGLDVDPAYSAVEAGSEQLFSFPVVFLTGHGNIVLSDRDVRNLRTYLQNGGFLYADDDYGMDRAFRREMKKVFPDQELTELPFSYGLYHAPFPFPSGPPKTHAHDDKPPRGYGLFHKGRLVVYYTFESNPSDGWVDPEVHGDPAEKREEALRFGTNILVWALSR
- the ftsZ gene encoding cell division protein FtsZ; translation: MIELDNGPDRGAKIRVVGVGGGGGNAVNSMIKKGLHGVDFFAVNTDVQALQRNSASNKIQIGKNLTRGLGAGADPTIGYRAVEEDREEIARALTGSDMVFVTAGMGGGTGTGGAPLVANIARSLGALVVGIVTRPFHCEGKKRASHADQGLDELRKQVDTLIIIPNQKLLDIVERNTPLTEAFDIANQVLYGATRGISELITVPGLINVDFADVRTVMREMGDAVMGTGVASGEHRAVEAAHMAISSPLLEDISIAGAQGVLVNITGGSSLSLFEVEEATKIIQEASGEEANVILGAVIDDQMTDEIMVTVIATGFNRRATPTVGSIRQPKQEPRLNIEKIPTGYRDLVSLDEPAYVRHGVALDTPQQRSAQAPVKERIDKSDHEKPAFLRKVMD
- the ftsA gene encoding cell division protein FtsA encodes the protein MDNIIVGLDIGTTKICAVVAGTDDNGKINILGIGRAPSDGMTRGVVTHIDRTTAAVSHAIQEAQASSGVAIRSVIVGIAGDHIQSFQSRGVVGISGPDHEVTRADIDRLIEDTKRVALPADRKIIHVIPQEFIIDGQDGIYDPLGMSGVRMEANVHIITGLVSAAQNIYKCVQRAGLEISDMVLEPLASSYAVLDDEEKEVGIALLDIGGGTTDLAVFEERTIRHTAVIGIAGRKVTDDIRKGLGILNEQAERLKKDHGCAYVNAVVDNDPLVLPGVGGRPPVEIDRHILAQIIQPRMEEILEIAALEIKRSGYAKHLAGGVVLTGGGALIKGTAELAKEVLGMPVKIGIPAGFSGGLVREIENPAYATAVGLIYHGLKHQASPAMDGSNAGSASSRKESKFTGIVNKARAWFEAL
- a CDS encoding FtsQ-type POTRA domain-containing protein yields the protein MAQAPQGVSTKVRGIGSILLFLGLILLTATVSIGSYVWKSDLPARVAACDGNLIVPRETILRQAAVPLTGRMMDVDLGVIRTRVMKNPYFKDVSVHRDLPDRILIRVQERVPVAVLVAAKTMYVDSEGVMMPAIRSEHAFDLPVITGATAVQECRPGKKVVHPTLREALQIVLASQKLGNSVSRRISEIHLQPNGELVLYTAEYGIPVLFGRGSIVDKLTLLEGFWTGVVSSRGGQSLRAVDLRFADQVVARWEPSSSSESH